Part of the Streptomyces antimycoticus genome, ACTCGGTTCAGGGTGAGGTCTTTTTCGAGGTGTCGATGGCCGACGCCTGGGTCTGGGACATGTACCGCCCGGCCCGTTTCGTGAAGCAGGTACGGGTTCTCACGTTCAAGGACGTGAATATCGAGGAGCTGAACAAGAGCGACCTCGACCTTCCGAGTGGCTGAGTTGTCCACAGCCGGGCGGTCGTCCACAGGAATTCTCCAAGATCCCTGAGGGGGGCGCGGGGGCGTCACAGTCGGTGCCGGAGGTGGTGCCGAATGAACGCCCGAGGAGCGCTGGGACGCTACGGCGAGGATGTGGCGGTCCGCAGGCTGGCGGAAGCCGGGATGACCGTCCTGGAGCGCAATTGGCGGTGCCGGGACGGCGAGATCGACATCGTCGCGCTCGACGCCGGTGCGCTGGTGGTGTGCGAGGTCAAGACGCGCCGCGAGGGTGGCTACGAGCATCCGATGGCGGCCGTCCGACCGGATAAGACCGAGCGGCTGCGGCGGCTGGCGGAGTGCTGGCTGGAGCGGCACGGCGGCCCGCCGCCGGGCGGAGTGCGGATCGACGTGGTGGCGGTGGTGCTGCCCCGCCGGGGCGCACCCGTGGTCGAGCATGTGCGAGGGGTGGCCTGATGGGGTTCGCCCGCACCTGCTCGGTGGCGCTGGTCGGGGTCGAGGGCGTCGTGGTCGAGGTCCAGGCCGATCTGGAGCCGGGAGTGGCCGCCTTCACCCTCGTCGGGCTGCCCGACAAGAGCCTGGTGGAGAGCCGGGACCGGGTCCGCGCGGCCGTCGTCAATTCCGGCGGCGAATGGCCGCAGAGGAAGCTCACGGTCGGGCTCAGCCCGGCATCCGTCCCCAAGGGCGGCAGCGGCTTCGACCTGGCCGTGGCCTGTGCGGTGCTCGGCGCGGCCGAGCGCGTGGACGCGCGTGAGATCGCCGATCTGATGATGATCGGGGAGCTGGGCCTGGACGGCCGGGTCCGGCCGGTCCGCGGGGTGCTGCCCGCCGTGCTCGCCGCCTCCGAGGCGGGATACCGCCAGGTCGTGGTCCCGGAGCAGACGGCGGGGGAGGCGGCCCTGGTGCCGGGCGTCTCGGTGCTGGGCGTGCGGAGCCTGCGCCAGCTGATCGCGGTGCTGACGGACGAGCCGGTGCCCGAGGAGGAGACCCAGGAGCTGGGCCGCCCCGATCCGATGCTGGCGGGCCTCACCGTGCCCGGCGCCGGTTTGGGCACCGGTGTCGCCGCCGTGCCCGGGAGCGGGGCTGGGCTGCCCGATATGGCCGAGGTCGCCGGGCAGCGGGCCGCGCGCACCGCCCTGGAGGTCGCGGCCGCGGGCGGGCACCACCTCTTCCTCAGCGGGCCTCCGGGCGCCGGGAAGACCATGCTGGCCGAGCGGCTGCCGGGGCTGCTGCCGCCGCTCACCCAGCAGGAGGCCCTGGAGGTCACCGCGGTCCATTCGGTCGCCGGGGTCCTCCCGCCGGGTCAGCCGCTGGTAAAGAGCCCGCCATACTGCGCCCCGCATCACTCGGCGACCATGGCCGCGCTCGTCGGCGGGGGGAACGGCCTGCCCAGACCCGGCGCGGTCTCGCTCGCCCACCGCGGAGTGCTCTTCCTGGACGAGGCTCCCGAATTCAGCGGGAAGGCGCTGGATGCCCTGCGGCAGCCCCTGGAGTCGGGGCATGTCGTGGTGGCCCGGTCCGCCGGGATGATGCGGATGCCGGCGCGCTTCCTGCTGATGCTGGCGGCCAATCCCTGTCCGTGTGGGCGCTATGGGCTGGTGGGCGACGTCTGCGAGTGCACGCCCACCACGGTCCGCCGCTATCAGGCGAGGCTGTCGGGGCCGCTGCTGGATCGGGTGGACCTGCGTGTCCATGTCGAGGCGGTGAGCCGGGCCGAGCTCACCGGGGCGCGTGCCGGGGCGGAGAACAGCGCGTCCGTCGCGGACCGGGTCCGGGAGGCCCGGGAGCGGGCCGCCGCCCGCCTTAAGGACACCCCCTGGCGGCTGAACAGCGAGGTGCCGGGTCATGAGCTGCGCACCCGCTGGCAGCCGTTCTCCGGTGCGCTGCGCGAGGCCGAGCGCGATATGGAGCGCGGGCTGCTCACCGCCCGAGGGCTCGACCGGGTGCTGCGGGTCGCCTGGACCGTCGCCGACCTGGCCGGGCACGACCGGCCCGAAGCGCCGGACATCGCCCAGGCGCTGCAGCTGCGCACCGGGATCAGCCACGGGGTGCCGGTCGCGGCGGGGGAGCGCTGATGTCCGCGCGTTCGGCAGGCGGCCGCGGCGCCGCCGTCCCCGCCCTGTTCTCGGAGCCCTGGCAGGGGCAGGGCGTCCCGAGTGAGGGGCACGGAGCCCTGGATGAGGGGCACGGCACCTCGTACAAGGAGCACGGAGCCCTGGAAGGGGGGCGCCGCGTCCCGGGCGAGGGGCACGGTGCCCCGGGCGAGGGACAGGGCGTCCTGGACGCGGGACACGGCGTCCAGGACGAGGGGGAGGGGCTCCCCGAGGGGTGGGGTGTCCCGGATGAGGAGAGGCTGGCGCGGGCGGCGCTCACCCGGCTCGTGGAGCCCGGGGACCAGGCCGTGGGGCGCTGGCTGCGTCGCATGGGGCCGGTGGCGCTGTGGCGGGCGCTCACCGGGAAGGCCAAGCCCCCGCCCGGGGCGACCGGGGATCGGCTGGCCGGATGCGCTCTGCGGGCGGCCGGGCTGGACCCGGTCGCCGACCTCGCGCTGATCGCCCGGTGCGGGGGGCGGTTCATCTGCCCGGGGGATCTGGACTGGCCCGGTCAGCTCGACGATCTCGGGGACGCTCGCCCGGTCGGGTTATGGGTGCGCGGCCCGGCCGGCTTGCGGATGTGGGCGCTGCGCTCGGTCGCCGTGGTGGGTGCGCGGGCCTGCAGCGACTACGGCACGCATGTCGCGGCGACGCTCGGCGCCGGGCTGGCCGAGCGGGGCTGGGTGGTCGTCTCCGGTGCGGCCCACGGTGTGGACGGCGCGGCTCACCGAGGGGCGCTCGCCGCGGGCGGGGCCACCATCGCGGTGCTCGCCTCCGGTGTGGACGTCCCCTATCCGCGAGGGCATGCCGAGTTGATCGAGCGCATCGCGGAACAGGGCCTGGTGCTGGCCGAGTTGCCGCCCGGAGCGCATCCGACGCGCCCCAGATTCGTGCTCCGCAACCGGGTCATCGCCGCGCTCACCCGGGGCACGGTCGTGGTCGAGGCCCAGTTCCGCAGCGGATCACTGGTCACCGCGCGCCGGGCACAACAGCTCGGGCGGTCCACCATGGGGGTGCCGGGGCCGGTGACCAGCGGGCTCTCCGCCGGGGTGCATGAACTGCTGCGCGGTGAGGCCGTCCTGGTCACCGACGCCGCCGAAGTGGCCGAGCTCATCGGCGGCATCGGAGACCTCGCCCCGGAGCGGCGGGGCCCGCTGGTCGAGCGGGACCTGCTCGATCCCGTGACGGCACGGGTGCTCGAAGCGTTGTCGGCACGAGGCGGCAACGACCTGCGGGAGGTGGCCCGGGAATCCGGGACCGGCTGCGACGACGCCCTGGGCCGGCTCCATGAACTGCTCGCCCTGGGCTTTGTCGAACGTCATGGCGATCGATGGGAGTTGGTCCGTCCCGTGAGCCCGGGTGACGGCGCACGGCGAGGCGATCCCCCGAATCGGGGCAATCGGGTGAAAGGGTTGAGGCGATGACCGTATCCGCACACCGCCGAGCCGAAGCCCTTCGCATACCGCGACGCCGTAGTCACGCTACGCTCACAAGGTTTCCGGCGGAAGCGTACGTCCTCACCCATGTCATGGCAGAACGGCTCAAGGCGACGAATGCCCCAGCACATCTCCGGGTCTGACAGCGCGGCGCCGCCCGCGGCTCGCGGCGCGGTGCGCCCTGCCGCGCCCTCATCGCTCGACGAGCTGTGGCGGTCGTACAAGACCACGGGCGACGGCCGGCTGCGGGAGCAGCTGATCCTGCATTACTCACCGCTGGTGAAATATGTGGCCGGCCGGGTCAGCGTCGGGCTGCCCTCCAACGTCGAGCAGGCAGACTTCGTCTCGTCCGGGGTCTTCGGACTTATCGACGCCATCGAGAAGTTCGACCCCGAGCGCGCCATCAAGTTCGAGACCTACGCGATCACCCGGATCCGCGGCGCGATGATCGACGAGTTGCGGGCACTGGACTGGATCCCGCGGTCGGTCCGTCAGAAGGCCCGGGCCGTGGAGCGGGCGTACGCCACGCTGGAGGCCCAGCTGCGCCGCACCCCCTCGGAGGCCGAGGTGGCTGCCGAGATGGACATCAGCATCGAGGAACTGCACGGTGTCTTCAGCCAGTTGTCGCTCGCCAATGTGGTCGCCCTGGAGGAGTTGCTGCATGTCGGCGGCGAGGGCGGCGACCGACTCAGTCTCATGGACACCCTCGAGGACACCGCCGCGGACAACCCGGTCGAGGTGGCCGAGGACCGCGAGCTGCGCCGGCTGCTCGCCCGAGCGATCAACACCCTCCCGGAGCGGGAGAAGACCGTGGTCACGCTCTATTACTACGAGGGGCTCACGCTCGCCGAGATCGGCCAGGTGCTCGGCGTCACCGAGAGCAGGGTCAGCCAGATCCACACCAAATCGGTGCTCCAGCTGCGGGCGAAACTCGCCGACGTAGGACGCTGAATCGTCCCTCCGGCATCGCCCTCACGGTGGCCTCTTCCGTAGAGTGGTCGGGTGCCCAGGATTCGAGCGGCCTCAGTGGCCGAGCACCGAACGATGCAGCGCGCGGCCCTGCTGGAGGCCGCCCGCACCCTGCTGTCCGAGGGCGGCACGGAGGCGCTGACCTTCCCCGCCCTCGCCGAGCGCACGGGACTCGCACGGTCCTCCGTCTATGAGTACTTCCGCTCGCGCGCCGCCGTGGTCGAGGAATTGTGCGCCGTCGACTTCCCGGTCTGGGCCGCCGAGGTCGAGGCCGCCATGGAGCGGGCCGACGGGCCGGAGGCGAAGATCGAGGCGTATGTCCGCCGGCAGCTGGCGCTCGTCGGCGACCGCCGGCACCGCGCGGTGGTGGCGATCTCCGCCGGTGAGCTGGACTCGGGCGCGCGGGAGAAGATCCGCGCCGCCCATGGCGGACTGATCGCCATGGTGGTCGAGGCCCTCGCGAGCTTCGGGCATGAGCAGCCGCGGCTCTCGGCCGTGCTGCTCCAGGGCGTGGTGGACGCCGCGGTGCGGCGCATCGAGCTCGGCGCGGCCGAGGACCCCGAGCGGATCACCGAGGCGGCCGTCACCATGTCCCTGCGCGGCGTCCGGGGCTGACCTCCGCCGGTCCCTTCCACTCCACCGGGCGCGCGGGGCGCGGCCCAGACGGATCCGGGCCCACAGGGACGCCGCCACCAGCGCCGCGGCCGTCGGCAGCCGGGTGTCCCCGGCGGGGGAGGCGAGGGCGGAGACCGTGGGCGCGTCGCGCACCCCGAACACCGGGAGCAGCCGGGAGGGCCCGCCCCGCAGCATCGACGGCGGCAGCAGCGACAGGGGATCGAGATAGCGGTCCGCGCGCCGCAGCCCCCAGTGCAGACAGCCGGACCGGCAGTGGAAGGAGCCCGGCGCCACCACGCCGACGACCTGCCCCGCGGCCACCCGCTCACCCTTGGCCACGGTGGCGCGCACCGGTTCATAGGTGGTGCGCAGCGGAGGGGAGCCGGTCCCGGACACCTCGATCACCAGCACACCACGGCCCGCGACCGGGCCCGCGAAGCTCACCCGCCCCGCGCCCGCCGCCCTGACACGATCTCCCGGGCGAGCCGCGAGGTCGACCCCGCGATGCCCGGCCGCCCAGGGCGCCGGAGGCGGCTGCCAGCCCCTCAACACGGCCGGCCGCACCGCGCCCGGCCCACCGTCGACCGGCCATGACCGCTCCCCGCCCGGCCTCGTCCTCGGCGTGGGCCCCTCAGCCCGACCGGACGCCACGGCCGTCGTCGATCCCCCGCCGGGATCCGGCACCCGGCCCGGTCTCGACACTCCGCCGGGACCCGGTACCTGCCCCAGCCCCGGCGCCTCGCCCGGACCTGGCACCACGACCGGCCCCGGTGCCGCGCCCGGACCCGGCACCCCGCCCAGCCCCGGTGCCGCGCCCGGGTCAGCCGCCGCGGCCCGCGTCGCCGAAAGAGGTACCGCCGGAAGAGGCGCCGTCGTCACCGGCAGCACCGACAAGATCGGCAGCGCCGGAATCACCAGGGCAAGAGTCCACCCCACCACAAGCCTTCGCATGTCCTCCACGATGGCCCGGCGACCCGAAACGGGTGGATCATGGACGGAATCGGGGGACTACTCACGGGTTGTGGATAAGGCCGTCACCCGGCACCGTACCCGTCCCGTACACTTCTTATGGCGATCCGGGTCACCGGATCGACTTCGCACGCCCCGCCACCGACGCTCCGATCGCGCATCGGTCAGCTCGGTGGCCGCGCCCCTCGGTCCTTGGACGACCCCCGAAAGGGCCTCGTCCATGGCAGGCGCGTCGGGACGTCAGGAGCGGCGGCCGCCCGGCCGCCGTGGAACCGAGTACATCAAGGAGTACGGCCATGGCCGTCGTCACGATGCGGGAGCTGCTGGAGAGCGGCGTCCACTTCGGGCACCAGACCCGCCGCTGGAACCCGAAGATGAAGCGCTTCATCTTCACCGAGCGCAACGGCATCTACATCATTGACCTGCTCCAGTCGCTGTCGTACATCGACCGCGCCTACGAGTTCGTCAAGGAGACCGTCGCCCACGGCGGCTCCATCATGTTCGTCGGCACGAAGAAGCAGGCGCAGGAGGCCATCGCCGAGCAGGCGACCCGCGTCGGCATGCCGTACGTCAACCAGCGCTGGCTGGGCGGCATGCTCACCAACTTCTCGACCGTCTACAAGCGCTTGCAGCGCCTGAAGGAGCTCGAGCAGATCGACTTCGAGGATGTGGCCGCCTCCGGCCTCACCAAGAAGGAGCTCCTGGTCCTCTCCCGCGAGAAGGCCAAGCTGGAGAAGACCCTCGGCGGTATCCGCGAGATGCAGAAGGTGCCGAGCGCCGTCTGGATCGTCGACACCAAGAAGGAGCACATCGCCGTCGGTGAGGCGCGCAAGCTCCGGATCCCGGTCGTCGCGATCCTCGACACCAACTGCGACCCGGACGAGGTCGACTACAAGATCCCGGGCAATGACGACGCGATCCGCTCCGTCACCCTGCTCACCCGGGTGATCGCCGACGCCGTCGCCGAGGGCCTCATCGCCCGTTCCGGCGTCGCCACCGGTGACGAGAAGGCCGACAAGGCCGCGGGCGAGCCGCTCGCCGAGTGGGAGCGCGACCTGCTCGAGGGTGAGAAGAAGGCCGACGACGCCGAGGCCAAGCCCGCCGAGGACGCCAAGCCTGCCGAGGACGCTGCGGACAAGCCCGCCGAGGCCGCCGCGGACAAGCCCGCTGAGGACGCCAAGCCCGCCGAGGACGTCACTCCTGCCGAGGCCCCCGCCGCGGGCACCGAGCAGGGCTGACCACTCAGACGTCACTCAGACGGTGTATGACGGCGGGGGACGGTGCCACGGCGCCGCCCCCGCCGTTCACCCGTAGAGCTTTCGACTTTCGAGAAGAGATTCACAGATCATGGCGAACTTCACCGCCGCTGACGTCAAGAAGCTCCGTGAGCTGACCGGCGCCGGCATGATGGACTGCAAGAAGGCGCTGGACGAGGCCGAGGGCAACGTCGACAAGGCCGTCGAGATCCTGCGCGTCAAGGGCCAGAAGGGCGTGGCCAAGCGCGAGAGCCGCAACGCCGAGAACGGCGCGGTCGTCTCCCTCATCGCGGACGACAAGACCTCCGGCGTGCTGGTCGAGCTGAAGTGCGAGACGGACTTCGTCGCCAAGGGCGACAAGTTCGTGGTCGTCGCGGACGCCATCGCCGCCCACGTCGCCAAGACCTCCCCGGCCGACTTGGACGCTCTGCTCTCCTCCGAGATCGAGGCGGGCAAGACCGTTCAGGCGTTCGTCGACGAGGCCAACGCGACCCTCGGCGAGAAGATCGTCCTGGACCGCTTCGCGCAGTTCTCCGGCGGTTACGTCGCGGCGTACATGCACCGCACCAGCCCGGACCTGCCGCCGCAGGTCGGCGTCCTGGTCGAGCTGGACAAGGAAGACGCCACGGTCGCCAAGGACATCGCGCAGCACATCGCCGCCTTCGCCCCGAAGTTCCTCACTCGCGACGAGATCTCGGCCGAGACGGTCGAGAACGAGCGCCGGGTCGCCGAGGCCACGGCCCGCGAGGAGGGCAAGCCCGAGGGCGCCCTGCCGAAGATCGTCGAGGGTCGCGTCACCGGCTTCTTCAAGGAGAACGTCCTGGTGGACCAGCCGTTCGCCAAGGACAACAAGAAGTCCGTCCAGAAGGTCCTGGACGAGGCCGGTGTCTCGCTCAAGCGCTTCGCCCGTTTCCGCGTCGGCGTCTGAGCCGAGCAGCGAATGACCGTCGACCCCGATAGGGTCGTAGTCAGCCAACCGTCAACCGGTCGGCCGCAGATGTGACGAGGAGGCCATTGCCGCAGAGGTCGTAACAGGACCCGTCCGGCAGTGGCCTTCTTCGTATGTGCACGAGGAGATCTCCAATGAATCACGGCGCGGACGCCAAACAGGCCGCCGATGACAAGAACGCGCACGGTGCGGCCAAGCATGGTCGCTTCATGCTGAAGCTGTCCGGCGAGGCGTTCGCCGGAGGCGGGGGACTCGGTGTCGACCCCGATGTCGTGCACGCCATCGCCCGCGAGGTCGCCGCCGTGGTCAGGGACGGCGCCGAGATCGCCATCGTGATCGGTGGCGGCAACTTCTTCCGCGGTGCGGAGCTGCAGCAGCGCGGTATGGACCGGGCCCGCTCGGACTACATGGGCATGCTCGGAACCGTCATGAACTGTCTCGCCCTCCAGGACTTCCTGGAAAAGGAGGGCATCGACTCCCGCGTCCAGACCGCCATCACCATGGGCCAGGTCGCGGAGCCGTACATTCCGCTGCGTGCGGTGCGCCACCTGGAGAAGGGGCGCGTGGTCATCTTCGGCGCGGGTATGGGTATGCCGTACTTCTCCACGGACACCACCGCGGCCCAGCGGGCGCTGGAGATCGACGCGCAGGCCCTGCTCATGGGGAAGAACGGCGTCGACGGAGTCTATGACTCCGACCCCGCCCGCAACCCCGACGCGGTGAAGTTCGACGCCCTGGAGTACGGCGAGGTGATCACCAGGGACCTCAAGGTCGCCGACGCCACCGCGATCACCCTCTGCCGGGACAACAAGCTGCCCATCCTCGTCTTCGAGCTCCTGGCCGAAGGAAATATCGCCCGCGCGGTGAAGGGTGAGAAGATCGGCACGCTGGTGAGCGACCAGGGCTCCCGGGCCTGACGGCTCGAACGGGGGATGGACAACGGCCTGCCGGTCGGACACCGTGCAGGAGAAGACGCACGCAGGGGCGAGGCTCTGCTTACTGATAACACCAGGAGCAAGTGGTGATCGAAGAGACCCTCCTCGAGGCCGAGGAGAAGATGGAGAAAGCCGTTGTGGTCGCCAAGGAGGACTTCGCCGCGATCCGCACCGGGCGTGCGCACCCGGCGATGTTCAACAAGATCGTGGCGGACTACTACGGTGCGCTGACGCCGATCAATCAGCTGGCGTCGTTCTCGGTGCCGGAGCCGCGCATGGCCGTGGTCACGCCGTTCGACAAGACCGCGCTCCGCAACATCGAGCAGGCGATCCGGGACTCGGATCTGGGCGTCAACCCGAGCAATGACGGCAACATCATCCGGGTGGTGTTCCCCGAGCTCACCGAGCAGCGCCGTAAGGAGTTCATCAAGGTCGCCAAGGCCAAGGGCGAGGACGCGAAGATCTCGATCCGCAGCGTCCGGCGCAAGGCCAAGGAGTCCATCGACAAGCTGATCAAGGACGGCGAGGTCGGCGAGGACGAGGGGCGCCGCGCCGAGAAGGAGCTCGACGACACCACGGCGAAGTATGTCGCGCAGGTGGATGAGCTGCTCAAGCACAAGGAAGCCGAGCTGCTCGAGGTCTGATGAACGACTCTTCCTGGGGGGCCCCACCAAGCGCCGGATTCCGGGGACCGGGCGGTCAGGGCACCTCCCCCGGCTACGGCTGGGCGGCGGCGCCTTCTTCGGCGGGTCCCGCGCACGAGGTGGGTGAAGCGGCGCAGACTCGCCCCATGCCCACCGTGCCCCACGCAGGCGGCGACTCCGGCGAGGCCGCCGACCGTGACCGGGGGGCCGCTCGGCTGAGCGGCCCCCTCTTCCGCGACGAGCGGGATCCGCAGCCCGGACCCCGGCAGCCCGCCGGACGCCCGACGACGCCCCCCGACCCCGCGCCCGACCCCGCCTCCGCGGACGGCGGCGCGCGTGGCACCGGTGCCGGGCAGGGGAAGAAGAGCGCGGGCCGTAATCTGCGCGCCGCGATAGGGGTGGGCATCGGCCTCGGCGTGATCATCGTGGCCTCGCTCTTCATCTACAAGCCCGTGTTCGTCGGCGTGGTAGCGGTCGCGGTGGTGGTCGGGCTCTGGGAGCTGACCTCGCGGCTGACCGAGCGCAAGGACATCCGGGTCCCCCTGGTGCCGCTCGCGGTCGGCGGAGTCGCCATGATCGTCGCGGGCTATGTGCGCGGTGCCCAGGGCGCGGTGGTGGCGGTGGCGCTCACGGCGCTCGCGGTGCTGGTCTGGCGGATGACCGAACCGCCTGACAACTACCTCAGGGATGTCACCGCGGGCGTCTTCGCCGCCTTCTACGTGCCCTTCCTGGCCACCTTCGTGGCGCTCATGCTGGACACCGAGGACGGCCCGTGGCGGGTCCTCACCTTCCTGCTGCTGACCGTGGTCAGCGACACGGGGGCGTACGCGGTGGGCTGGCGCTTCGGCAAGCATCCGCTGGCACCGCGGATCAGCCCCGGCAAGACCCGAGAGGGGCTGCTGGGCGCGGTGACCTTCGCGATGGTCGCGGGCGCGCTGTGCATGCAGTACCTCATCGACGACGGCGTCTGGTGGCAGGGCCTGCTGCTCGGCCTCGCCGTCGCGGTCAGCGCGACCCTCGGTGACCTCGGCGAGTCCATGATCAAGCGGGACCTCGGCATCAAGGACATGGGCAAACTGCTGCCCGGCCATGGCGGGATCATGGACCGGCTCGACTCGCTGCTGCCCACCGCGCCGGTGGTGTGGCTGCTGTTGGTGATCTTCGTGGGCGGCGGCTGACGACGCCGGCCCATGGGCCCCGCGCCACACATGGCGCGGGGCCCTTCGTACGTCTGCGACACTGGGTGAACCATGCCTAAGCCCGGAGAACTCACCTTCGTCGCGCCGCGTGGGGCCAAGAAGCCCCCGCGGCATCTTGCCGACCTCACACCCGCCGAGCGCCGGGAGGCCGTCGCCGCCCTCGGGGAGAAGCCCTTCCGGGCCAGTCAGGTGTCGCGTCACTACTTCGCGCGCTATGTCGACGACCCCGCACAGTGGAGCGACATACCGGCGGCCGCGCGCGAGAAGCTGGCCGCCGGGCTGCTGCCGGAGCTGATGAGCGTGGTGCGCCACATCAGCTGTGACGACGACACCACGCGCAAGACCCTGTGGCGGCTCTTCGACGGCACGCTCGTGGAGTCCGTGCTGATGCGCTACCCGGACCGGGTGACCATGTGCATCAGCTCACAGGCGGGTTGCGGGATGAACTGCCCGTTCTGCGCCACCGGCCAGGCGGGGCTGGACCGCAATCTGTCCACCGCCGAGATCGTGCACCAGATCGTCGACGGGATGCGGTCCCTCCGCGACGGCGAGATCCCCGGCGGCCCGGCCCGGCTGTCCAACATCGTCTTCATGGGCATGGGCGAGCCGCTGGCCAACTACAACCGCGTCGTCGGCGCCATCCGCCG contains:
- a CDS encoding TetR/AcrR family transcriptional regulator: MQRAALLEAARTLLSEGGTEALTFPALAERTGLARSSVYEYFRSRAAVVEELCAVDFPVWAAEVEAAMERADGPEAKIEAYVRRQLALVGDRRHRAVVAISAGELDSGAREKIRAAHGGLIAMVVEALASFGHEQPRLSAVLLQGVVDAAVRRIELGAAEDPERITEAAVTMSLRGVRG
- the rpsB gene encoding 30S ribosomal protein S2, which produces MAVVTMRELLESGVHFGHQTRRWNPKMKRFIFTERNGIYIIDLLQSLSYIDRAYEFVKETVAHGGSIMFVGTKKQAQEAIAEQATRVGMPYVNQRWLGGMLTNFSTVYKRLQRLKELEQIDFEDVAASGLTKKELLVLSREKAKLEKTLGGIREMQKVPSAVWIVDTKKEHIAVGEARKLRIPVVAILDTNCDPDEVDYKIPGNDDAIRSVTLLTRVIADAVAEGLIARSGVATGDEKADKAAGEPLAEWERDLLEGEKKADDAEAKPAEDAKPAEDAADKPAEAAADKPAEDAKPAEDVTPAEAPAAGTEQG
- the dprA gene encoding DNA-processing protein DprA, yielding MSARSAGGRGAAVPALFSEPWQGQGVPSEGHGALDEGHGTSYKEHGALEGGRRVPGEGHGAPGEGQGVLDAGHGVQDEGEGLPEGWGVPDEERLARAALTRLVEPGDQAVGRWLRRMGPVALWRALTGKAKPPPGATGDRLAGCALRAAGLDPVADLALIARCGGRFICPGDLDWPGQLDDLGDARPVGLWVRGPAGLRMWALRSVAVVGARACSDYGTHVAATLGAGLAERGWVVVSGAAHGVDGAAHRGALAAGGATIAVLASGVDVPYPRGHAELIERIAEQGLVLAELPPGAHPTRPRFVLRNRVIAALTRGTVVVEAQFRSGSLVTARRAQQLGRSTMGVPGPVTSGLSAGVHELLRGEAVLVTDAAEVAELIGGIGDLAPERRGPLVERDLLDPVTARVLEALSARGGNDLREVARESGTGCDDALGRLHELLALGFVERHGDRWELVRPVSPGDGARRGDPPNRGNRVKGLRR
- a CDS encoding DUF2469 domain-containing protein; this translates as MSAEDLEKYETEMELKLYREYRDVVGLFKYVIETERRFYLTNDYEMQVHSVQGEVFFEVSMADAWVWDMYRPARFVKQVRVLTFKDVNIEELNKSDLDLPSG
- the tsf gene encoding translation elongation factor Ts; the protein is MANFTAADVKKLRELTGAGMMDCKKALDEAEGNVDKAVEILRVKGQKGVAKRESRNAENGAVVSLIADDKTSGVLVELKCETDFVAKGDKFVVVADAIAAHVAKTSPADLDALLSSEIEAGKTVQAFVDEANATLGEKIVLDRFAQFSGGYVAAYMHRTSPDLPPQVGVLVELDKEDATVAKDIAQHIAAFAPKFLTRDEISAETVENERRVAEATAREEGKPEGALPKIVEGRVTGFFKENVLVDQPFAKDNKKSVQKVLDEAGVSLKRFARFRVGV
- a CDS encoding YifB family Mg chelatase-like AAA ATPase — translated: MGFARTCSVALVGVEGVVVEVQADLEPGVAAFTLVGLPDKSLVESRDRVRAAVVNSGGEWPQRKLTVGLSPASVPKGGSGFDLAVACAVLGAAERVDAREIADLMMIGELGLDGRVRPVRGVLPAVLAASEAGYRQVVVPEQTAGEAALVPGVSVLGVRSLRQLIAVLTDEPVPEEETQELGRPDPMLAGLTVPGAGLGTGVAAVPGSGAGLPDMAEVAGQRAARTALEVAAAGGHHLFLSGPPGAGKTMLAERLPGLLPPLTQQEALEVTAVHSVAGVLPPGQPLVKSPPYCAPHHSATMAALVGGGNGLPRPGAVSLAHRGVLFLDEAPEFSGKALDALRQPLESGHVVVARSAGMMRMPARFLLMLAANPCPCGRYGLVGDVCECTPTTVRRYQARLSGPLLDRVDLRVHVEAVSRAELTGARAGAENSASVADRVREARERAAARLKDTPWRLNSEVPGHELRTRWQPFSGALREAERDMERGLLTARGLDRVLRVAWTVADLAGHDRPEAPDIAQALQLRTGISHGVPVAAGER
- a CDS encoding phosphatidate cytidylyltransferase, with the translated sequence MNDSSWGAPPSAGFRGPGGQGTSPGYGWAAAPSSAGPAHEVGEAAQTRPMPTVPHAGGDSGEAADRDRGAARLSGPLFRDERDPQPGPRQPAGRPTTPPDPAPDPASADGGARGTGAGQGKKSAGRNLRAAIGVGIGLGVIIVASLFIYKPVFVGVVAVAVVVGLWELTSRLTERKDIRVPLVPLAVGGVAMIVAGYVRGAQGAVVAVALTALAVLVWRMTEPPDNYLRDVTAGVFAAFYVPFLATFVALMLDTEDGPWRVLTFLLLTVVSDTGAYAVGWRFGKHPLAPRISPGKTREGLLGAVTFAMVAGALCMQYLIDDGVWWQGLLLGLAVAVSATLGDLGESMIKRDLGIKDMGKLLPGHGGIMDRLDSLLPTAPVVWLLLVIFVGGG
- the pyrH gene encoding UMP kinase; translation: MNHGADAKQAADDKNAHGAAKHGRFMLKLSGEAFAGGGGLGVDPDVVHAIAREVAAVVRDGAEIAIVIGGGNFFRGAELQQRGMDRARSDYMGMLGTVMNCLALQDFLEKEGIDSRVQTAITMGQVAEPYIPLRAVRHLEKGRVVIFGAGMGMPYFSTDTTAAQRALEIDAQALLMGKNGVDGVYDSDPARNPDAVKFDALEYGEVITRDLKVADATAITLCRDNKLPILVFELLAEGNIARAVKGEKIGTLVSDQGSRA
- the whiG gene encoding RNA polymerase sigma factor WhiG, with product MPQHISGSDSAAPPAARGAVRPAAPSSLDELWRSYKTTGDGRLREQLILHYSPLVKYVAGRVSVGLPSNVEQADFVSSGVFGLIDAIEKFDPERAIKFETYAITRIRGAMIDELRALDWIPRSVRQKARAVERAYATLEAQLRRTPSEAEVAAEMDISIEELHGVFSQLSLANVVALEELLHVGGEGGDRLSLMDTLEDTAADNPVEVAEDRELRRLLARAINTLPEREKTVVTLYYYEGLTLAEIGQVLGVTESRVSQIHTKSVLQLRAKLADVGR
- a CDS encoding YraN family protein, whose product is MNARGALGRYGEDVAVRRLAEAGMTVLERNWRCRDGEIDIVALDAGALVVCEVKTRREGGYEHPMAAVRPDKTERLRRLAECWLERHGGPPPGGVRIDVVAVVLPRRGAPVVEHVRGVA
- the frr gene encoding ribosome recycling factor; translation: MIEETLLEAEEKMEKAVVVAKEDFAAIRTGRAHPAMFNKIVADYYGALTPINQLASFSVPEPRMAVVTPFDKTALRNIEQAIRDSDLGVNPSNDGNIIRVVFPELTEQRRKEFIKVAKAKGEDAKISIRSVRRKAKESIDKLIKDGEVGEDEGRRAEKELDDTTAKYVAQVDELLKHKEAELLEV